In Spinacia oleracea cultivar Varoflay chromosome 5, BTI_SOV_V1, whole genome shotgun sequence, a single window of DNA contains:
- the LOC110789472 gene encoding protein MIZU-KUSSEI 1, with amino-acid sequence MKATQTPLKMSKANFPWSSSRKVQNDETLDHQTSLKTEENRGKQGKPEENRGKQDTNHQLNDIISDDNHKSLTRRRRKLQSIAVSRIRKGHVHFVFQREHNSTPVFFIELATQITHLVKEMASGLVRIALECDKQEEQEQEQQQQGEKKKKKARRKRLLEEQVWRTYCNGKKCGFANKREIGPNEAKILKAVEPISMGAGVLPGFNGSGSGTEGELMYMRAHFERVVGSRDSEAFYMMNPDFHGAPELSLYLLRV; translated from the exons ATGAAAGCAACACAAACACCCCTCAAGATGTCCAAAGCCAACTTCCCTTGGTCATCATCAAGGAAAGTGCAAAATGATGAGACTTTGGATCATCAAACTAGCCTTAAAACAGAGGAAAACAGGGGAAAACAGGGGAAACCAGAGGAAAACAGGGGAAAACAGGACACTAATCATCAACTTAATGACATAATTAGTGATGATAATCACAAGAGTTTAacaaggaggaggaggaagttACAAAGTATTGCAGTTTCAAGGATAAG GAAAGGGCATGTTCATTTTGTGTTCCAAAGGGAGCATAACTCAACCCCAGTGTTTTTCATTGAGTTAGCTACTCAGATTACTCATCTTGTTAAAGAAATGGCTTCGGGTTTGGTTCGGATCGCGCTCGAGTGTGACAAACAAGAAGAGcaagaacaagaacaacaacaacaaggtgagaagaagaagaagaaagcaaGGAGGAAGAGATTGTTGGAGGAACAAGTATGGAGGACATATTGTAATGGGAAGAAATGTGGTTTTGCTAATAAAAGAGAGATTGGGCCTAATGAGGCTAAGATTTTGAAGGCTGTTGAGCCCATTTCAATGGGGGCTGGTGTTCTTCCTGGGTTTAATGGGTCTGGGTCGGGTACAGAAGGTGAGCTTATGTATATGAGGGCCCACTTTGAGAGGGTTGTTGGGTCTAGAGATTCTGAAGCTTTCTATATGATGAATCCTGATTTTCATGGTGCTCCTGAGCTTAGCCTCTACTTGCTTAGAGTCTAA